The following coding sequences lie in one Arabidopsis thaliana chromosome 3, partial sequence genomic window:
- a CDS encoding pre-mRNA-splicing factor ISY1-like protein (FUNCTIONS IN: molecular_function unknown; INVOLVED IN: biological_process unknown; LOCATED IN: chloroplast; EXPRESSED IN: 22 plant structures; EXPRESSED DURING: 13 growth stages; CONTAINS InterPro DOMAIN/s: Isy1-like splicing (InterPro:IPR009360); Has 1147 Blast hits to 965 proteins in 236 species: Archae - 12; Bacteria - 13; Metazoa - 351; Fungi - 230; Plants - 49; Viruses - 9; Other Eukaryotes - 483 (source: NCBI BLink).), with protein MARNEEKAQSMLNRFITQKESEKKKPKERRPYLASECRDLAEADKWRQQILREIGSKVAEIQNEGLGEHRLRDLNDEINKLLRERYHWERRIVELGGHNYSKHSAKMTDLEGNIIDVPNPSGRGPGYRYFGAAKKLPGVRELFEKPPELRKRKTRYDIYKRIDASYYGYRDDEDGILEKLERKSEGGMRKRSVEEWRRLDEVRKEARKGASEVVSVGAAAAAAREVLFEEEEDVVEEERMEREKEEEKEREFVVHVPLPDEKEIEKMVLEKKKMDLLSKYASEDLVEQQTEAKSMLNIHR; from the coding sequence ATGGCTCGTAATGAAGAGAAAGCACAGTCGATGCTCAACAGATTCATCACCCAGAAAGaatctgagaagaagaagccaaaagaGCGTCGACCTTACCTCGCATCAGAATGTAGAGATCTAGCTGAAGCAGACAAATGGAGACAGCAAATTTTGAGAGAGATCGGTAGCAAAGTAGCTGAGATTCAGAACGAAGGATTAGGAGAGCACAGACTTCGAGATCTAAACGATGAGATTAACAAGCTTCTCAGGGAGAGATATCATTGGGAGCGGCGAATCGTTGAGCTAGGTGGTCACAATTACTCGAAACATTCGGCGAAGATGACGGATCTAGAAGGTAACATAATCGATGTACCTAACCCTAGTGGTCGTGGTCCTGGTTATCGTTACTTCGGAGCTGCTAAGAAACTTCCTGGTGTTAGAGAGCTTTTTGAGAAGCCTCCTGAGCTGAGGAAGCGTAAAACTAggtatgatatatataaaaggatTGATGCTAGCTATTATGGGTatagagatgatgaagatggtaTTTTGGAGAAGTTGGAGAGGAAATCTGAAGGAGGGATGAGGAAAAGATCGGTGGAGGAGTGGCGGAGATTAGATGAGGTTAGGAAGGAAGCTAGGAAAGGTGCTAGTGAGGTTGTGAGTGTTGGAGCTGCAGCTGCTGCGGCGAGGGAAGTGTTGtttgaggaggaggaggatgttGTTGAGGAGGAGAGGATGGAGAGggagaaagaggaggagaaagagagggaaTTTGTGGTTCATGTTCCGTTGCCTGATGAGAAGGAGATTGAGAAGATggtgttggagaagaagaagatggatctGCTTAGTAAGTATGCTAGTGAAGATTTGGTTGAGCAGCAGACTGAGGCTAAATCCATGCTCAATATTCATAGATAG
- a CDS encoding uncharacterized protein (unknown protein; FUNCTIONS IN: molecular_function unknown; INVOLVED IN: biological_process unknown; LOCATED IN: plasma membrane; EXPRESSED IN: 17 plant structures; EXPRESSED DURING: 12 growth stages; Has 58 Blast hits to 58 proteins in 12 species: Archae - 0; Bacteria - 0; Metazoa - 0; Fungi - 0; Plants - 58; Viruses - 0; Other Eukaryotes - 0 (source: NCBI BLink).), producing the protein MADYDDEIDQNNQPFIPKETALQALNSIIQLHFEKTLEKKRAIDHQKKKLHKLFQLFFIFLAVIFFSLSQPSGRLHCRHCWAPICLLSFSHLFFYVSVAQTLRCINGFKYQRRCHKLTLGLATHKLRFIKSRIAAGDFLGGGDGDEASAAAWDLEVPYQEPPDSYFGKFKRNWALYFGFLILLYTFMISFSVVILCF; encoded by the coding sequence ATGGCGGACTACGACGACGAAATTGACCAGAATAACCAACCTTTCATCCCCAAAGAAACTGCTCTACAAGCACTAAACTCAATAATCCAGCTCCACTTCGAGAAAACCTTAGAGAAGAAACGAGCCATTGAccaccagaagaagaagctccacAAGCTATTTcagctcttcttcatcttcctcgccgtaatcttcttctccctctctCAACCCTCAGGTCGTCTTCACTGCCGCCATTGCTGGGCACCCATCTGCCTCCTATCCTTCTCTCACCTCTTCTTCTACGTCTCCGTCGCTCAAACTCTCCGTTGCATCAACGGCTTCAAGTACCAGCGTCGCTGCCATAAGCTCACTCTCGGTCTCGCCACTCACAAGCTCCGTTTCATCAAGTCAAGAATCGCTGCCGGAGATTTCCTCGGTGGAGGCGACGGTGATGAGGCCTCTGCTGCTGCTTGGGATCTGGAAGTTCCGTATCAAGAACCACCTGATAGCTACTTTGGCAAGTTTAAGAGAAATTGGGCTCTCTATTTTGGGTTCTTGATCCTTCTTTACACTTTCatgatctctttctctgtcgttatcctctgtttctga
- the PERK6 gene encoding Protein kinase superfamily protein (Protein kinase superfamily protein; FUNCTIONS IN: protein serine/threonine kinase activity, protein kinase activity, ATP binding; INVOLVED IN: protein amino acid phosphorylation; LOCATED IN: chloroplast; EXPRESSED IN: 20 plant structures; EXPRESSED DURING: 14 growth stages; CONTAINS InterPro DOMAIN/s: Protein kinase, ATP binding site (InterPro:IPR017441), Protein kinase, catalytic domain (InterPro:IPR000719), Serine/threonine-protein kinase domain (InterPro:IPR002290), Serine-threonine/tyrosine-protein kinase (InterPro:IPR001245), Tyrosine-protein kinase, catalytic domain (InterPro:IPR020635), Serine/threonine-protein kinase, active site (InterPro:IPR008271), Protein kinase-like domain (InterPro:IPR011009); BEST Arabidopsis thaliana protein match is: Protein kinase superfamily protein (TAIR:AT1G49270.1); Has 358517 Blast hits to 170503 proteins in 5329 species: Archae - 673; Bacteria - 45340; Metazoa - 63900; Fungi - 24855; Plants - 39134; Viruses - 3054; Other Eukaryotes - 181561 (source: NCBI BLink).): MAEGQSPENSPPSPTPPSPSSSDNQQQSSPPPSDSSSPSPPAPPPPDDSSNGSPQPPSSDSQSPPSPQGNNNNDGNNGNNNNDNNNNNNGNNNNDNNNGNNKDNNNNGNNNNGNNNNGNDNNGNNNNGNNNDNNNQNNGGGSNNRSPPPPSRNSDRNSPSPPRALAPPRSSGGGSNSSGNNEPNTAAIVGIVAGAGLLFLVMILFCVCCCRKKKKKHQMPYYAGNGYATGKGDQYQQQQYNNQSDHVMNLSQQYPGSNGNNNWMNSPPPPPPGSWQPSPPPPPPPVSGGMNGNSSDFSSNYSGPHGPSVPPPHPSVALGFNKSTFTYDELAAATQGFSQSRLLGQGGFGYVHKGILPNGKEIAVKSLKAGSGQGEREFQAEVDIISRVHHRFLVSLVGYCIAGGQRMLVYEFLPNDTLEFHLHGKSGKVLDWPTRLKIALGSAKGLAYLHEDCHPRIIHRDIKASNILLDESFEAKVADFGLAKLSQDNVTHVSTRIMGTFGYLAPEYASSGKLTDRSDVFSFGVMLLELVTGRRPVDLTGEMEDSLVDWARPICLNAAQDGDYSELVDPRLENQYEPHEMAQMVACAAAAVRHSARRRPKMSQIVRALEGDATLDDLSEGGKAGQSSFLGRGSSSDYDSSTYSADMKKFRKVALDSHEYGASSEYGNTSEYGLDPSSSSSEEIRRGGANNNKTTPSRDH; this comes from the exons ATGGCGGAGGGGCAATCCCCGGAGAATTCACCGCCGTCCCCTACACCACCATCTCCGTCATCATCCGACAATCAACAACAATCCTCTCCTCCGCCTTCTGATTCCTCCTCTCCTTCACCACCAGCTCCTCCTCCGCCCGATGATTCCTCAAATGGTTCACCTCAACCGCCTTCTTCAGACTCACAATCACCACCATCTCCGCAAGGAAACAATAACAATGATGGCAACAATGGTAATAACAAcaatgacaacaacaacaacaacaatggtaATAACAACAACGACAACAACAATGGGAAtaacaaagacaacaacaacaatggcaaTAACAACAATGGTAATAACAACAATGGAAATGACAACAATGGCAATAACAACAATGGGAATAACaatgacaacaacaaccaaaacaatggCGGAGGAAGCAACAATCGTTCACCTCCGCCTCCTTCCAGAAACTCTGACCGTAACTCTCCTTCCCCACCAAGAGCGCTGGCTCCTCCTAGATCAAGCGGTGGTGGTTCCAACTCCTCCGGCAACAATGAACCAAACACGGCTGCTATCGTAGGAATTGTGGCTGGTGCTggattgttgtttcttgttatGATATTGTTCTGCGTCTGTTGCTGtcgtaagaaaaaaaagaagcatcaAATGCCCTATTATGCAGGAAACGGCTACGCCACCGGCAAAG GTGATCAATACCAACAGCAGCAATACAATAACCAGAGCGATCACGTAATGAATCTGTCTCAGCAGTATCCTGGATCCAACGGGAATAATAACTGGATGAATTCAccgcctccaccaccaccaggaAGCTGGCAACCATCGccgcctccaccaccaccgccagTCTCAGGCGGTATGAATGGAAACAGTAGCGACTTTAGCTCAAACTACTCAGGACCACATGGTCCGTCGGTACCACCACCTCACCCTTCAGTGGCTCTAGGTTTCAACAAGAGCACATTCACCTACGACGAGCTAGCCGCTGCAACTCAAGGCTTCTCCCAATCAAGATTGTTAGGTCAAGGCGGGTTCGGATATGTTCACAAGGGAATACTTCCCAATGGGAAAGAGATTGCGGTGAAGAGTCTGAAAGCGGGAAGCGGGCAAGGAGAGCGCGAGTTTCAGGCTGAGGTTGACATCATTAGCCGAGTTCATCATCGGTTTCTTGTGTCTCTTGTTGGATATTGTATTGCAGGAGGACAGAGGATGTTGGTTTATGAGTTCTTACCTAATGACACACTTGAGTTCCATCTCCATGGTAAAAGTGGCAAGGTTCTTGACTGGCCTACAAGACTCAAGATTGCTTTGGGATCAGCTAAAGGACTTGCTTACTTACATGAAGACT GTCATCCGAGAATCATTCATAGAGACATTAAAGCTTCAAACATTCTTCTTGATGAATCCTTTGAGGCTAAG GTTGCAGACTTCGGGTTAGCGAAGCTATCTCAAGACAATGTTACGCATGTCTCCACTCGTATCATGGGAACTTTCGG GTACTTGGCTCCAGAGTATGCGTCAAGCGGGAAACTGACAGACCGATCAGATGTTTTCTCCTTTGGAGTGATGCTTCTTGAGCTAGTTACCGGACGCAGACCTGTTGATCTCACTGGTGAAATGGAAGACAGTTTGGTCGATTGG GCAAGACCCATATGCTTAAACGCAGCTCAGGATGGAGATTACAGTGAACTAGTTGATCCACGTCTCGAAAACCAATACGAGCCTCATGAGATGGCACAAATGGTTGCTTGTGCCGCTGCAGCCGTCAGGCACTCAGCTAGACGCAGGCCTAAGATGAGCCAG ATTGTTCGGGCTCTGGAGGGAGATGCAACGCTAGACGATCTAAGCGAAGGAGGGAAAGCGGGACAAAGCTCATTCCTCGGGAGGGGTTCAAGCTCGGACTATGACTCAAGCACTTACAGTGCGGATATGAAGAAGTTCAGGAAAGTGGCATTGGATAGTCATGAGTACGGTGCAAGCAGCGAGTACGGGAACACGAGCGAATACGGGCTTGACCCGTCTTCCTCGAGCAGCGAGGAGATTCGTAGAGGAGGagctaacaacaacaaaaccactCCTAGCCGAGACCATTGA
- the RAB7B gene encoding RAB GTPase homolog G3F (RAB GTPase homolog G3F (RAB7B); FUNCTIONS IN: GTP binding; INVOLVED IN: protein transport, small GTPase mediated signal transduction; LOCATED IN: plasma membrane, nucleus; EXPRESSED IN: 26 plant structures; EXPRESSED DURING: 13 growth stages; CONTAINS InterPro DOMAIN/s: Ras GTPase (InterPro:IPR001806), Small GTP-binding protein (InterPro:IPR005225), Small GTPase (InterPro:IPR020851), Ras (InterPro:IPR013753), Ras small GTPase, Rab type (InterPro:IPR003579); BEST Arabidopsis thaliana protein match is: RAB GTPase homolog G3E (TAIR:AT1G49300.2); Has 26432 Blast hits to 26399 proteins in 759 species: Archae - 38; Bacteria - 171; Metazoa - 13566; Fungi - 4011; Plants - 2887; Viruses - 20; Other Eukaryotes - 5739 (source: NCBI BLink).): MPSRRRTLLKVIILGDSGVGKTSLMNQYVNKKFSNQYKATIGADFLTKEVQFEDRLFTLQIWDTAGQERFQSLGVAFYRGADCCVLVYDVNSMKSFENLNNWREEFLIQASPSDPENFPFVLIGNKVDVDDGNSRVVSEKKAKAWCASKGNIPYFETSAKVGTNVEEAFQCIAKDALKSGEEEELYLPDTIDVGTSNQQRSTGCEC; encoded by the exons ATGCCGTCCCGTAGACGTACCCTCCTCAAGGTCATCATCCTCGGTGATAGCGG GGTGGGAAAAACCTCTTTGATGAATCAGTATGTTAATAAAAAGTTCAGCAACCAGTACAAGGCAACCATTGGAGCCGACTTCTTGACCAAGGAAGTACAGTTTGAAGATCGACTTTTCACTTTACAG ATCTGGGATACAGCTGGACAGGAAAGGTTTCAGAGCCTTGGTGTAGCCTTTTACCGTGGTGCTGATTGCTGTGTTCTTGTATATGATGTCAATTCCATGAAATCATTTGAAAATCTGAACAACTGGAGGGAAGAATTTCTGATCCAG GCGAGTCCATCAGATCCAGAGAATTTTCCATTTGTTCTTATCGGAAACAAGGTTGACGTGGATGATGGAAACAGCAGAGTG GTTTCAGAGAAAAAGGCTAAAGCTTGGTGTGCTTCAAAGGGGAACATTCCTTACTTTGAGACCTCTGCCAAGGTAGGTACTAATGTGGAGGAAGCTTTCCAATGCATTGCCAAGGACGCATTGAAGagcggagaagaagaagaact ATACTTGCCAGACACAATCGATGTAGGGACGAGCAATCAACAGAGGTCTACAGGGTGTGAATGCTAA
- the PMT5 gene encoding polyol/monosaccharide transporter 5 (polyol/monosaccharide transporter 5 (PMT5); FUNCTIONS IN: in 11 functions; INVOLVED IN: transport, transmembrane transport; LOCATED IN: plasma membrane, membrane; EXPRESSED IN: 31 plant structures; EXPRESSED DURING: 13 growth stages; CONTAINS InterPro DOMAIN/s: Sugar transporter, conserved site (InterPro:IPR005829), Major facilitator superfamily (InterPro:IPR020846), General substrate transporter (InterPro:IPR005828), Sugar/inositol transporter (InterPro:IPR003663), Major facilitator superfamily, general substrate transporter (InterPro:IPR016196); BEST Arabidopsis thaliana protein match is: polyol/monosaccharide transporter 1 (TAIR:AT2G16120.1); Has 41700 Blast hits to 40955 proteins in 2462 species: Archae - 780; Bacteria - 23122; Metazoa - 5370; Fungi - 7812; Plants - 2713; Viruses - 2; Other Eukaryotes - 1901 (source: NCBI BLink).) — MTGATPENRTAPSPPPVKHVPESVLPAKPPKRNNYAFACAILASMTSILLGYDIGVMSGAMIYIKRDLKINDLQIGILAGSLNIYSLIGSCAAGRTSDWIGRRYTIVLAGAIFFAGAILMGLSPNYAFLMFGRFIAGIGVGYALMIAPVYTAEVSPASSRGFLNSFPEVFINAGIMLGYVSNLAFSNLPLKVGWRLMLGIGAVPSVILAIGVLAMPESPRWLVMQGRLGDAKRVLDKTSDSPTEATLRLEDIKHAAGIPADCHDDVVQVSRRNSHGEGVWRELLIRPTPAVRRVMIAAIGIHFFQQASGIDAVVLFSPRIFKTAGLKTDHQQLLATVAVGVVKTSFILVATFLLDRIGRRPLLLTSVGGMVLSLAALGTSLTIIDQSEKKVMWAVVVAIATVMTYVATFSIGAGPITWVYSSEIFPLRLRSQGSSMGVVVNRVTSGVISISFLPMSKAMTTGGAFYLFGGIATVAWVFFYTFLPETQGRMLEDMDELFSGFRWRDSKSKPKGNPEKTVPNPEVEIGSNKQWKEGDTQSS; from the exons ATATAGGAGTGATGAGTGGAGCAATGATTTatataaagagagatttgaagaTTAATGATTTACAAATCGGGATTCTCGCTGGAAGCCTCAACATCTATTCACTTATAGGATCTTGCGCCGCCGGAAGAACCTCTGACTGGATTGGTCGGCGTTACACTATCGTGTTGGCTGGAGCCATATTCTTCGCCGGAGCTATCCTTATGGGATTGTCCCCTAACTACGCTTTCCTCATGTTCGGAAGGTTCATCGCCGGTATCGGCGTCGGATATGCTCTCATGATCGCACCAGTTTATACCGCCGAAGTCTCTCCGGCATCTTCCCGCGGCTTCCTCAATTCCTTCCCCgag GTGTTTATCAACGCCGGAATTATGCTCGGGTACGTATCAAATCTGGCTTTCTCGAACTTGCCGTTGAAGGTAGGATGGAGACTGATGCTCGGAATCGGAGCCGTACCTTCCGTGATACTCGCTATCGGCGTTCTCGCTATGCCGGAATCTCCACGGTGGCTCGTTATGCAAGGCCGTCTCGGTGATGCCAAGCGCGTTCTGGACAAAACCTCTGATTCCCCCACCGAAGCAACTCTCCGTCTCGAAGACATCAAACACGCCGCTGGTATTCCCGCCGATTGCCACGACGACGTCGTTCAG GTGTCGAGGAGGAACAGTCATGGAGAAGGAGTTTGGAGAGAGCTTTTAATCCGACCAACACCAGCCGTGCGTCGTGTTATGATCGCCGCAATCGGAATCCATTTCTTCCAGCAAGCTTCCGGTATCGACGCGGTGGTTCTCTTCTCACCGCGAATTTTCAAAACCGCCGGACTCAAAACCGATCACCAACAGCTTCTAGCGACTGTAGCAGTAGGAGTAGTGAAGACATCATTCATACTAGTCGCCACTTTCTTACTCGACAGAATCGGGAGAAGACCATTGCTTCTAACCAGCGTAGGAGGAATGGTACTATCTCTAGCAGCGTTAGGGACTTCTCTAACGATTATAGACCAGtcagagaagaaagtgatgtGGGCTGTGGTTGTAGCTATAGCTACGGTGATGACTTATGTAGCTACGTTTTCGATAGGAGCTGGACCGATAACTTGGGTTTATAGCTCGGAGATATTCCCGTTGAGGTTGAGATCACAGGGCTCGAGTATGGGTGTGGTGGTGAACAGAGTGACTAGTGGTGTGATCTCGATATCGTTTCTTCCAATGTCGAAAGCGATGACTACTGGTGGAGCGTTTTACTTGTTTGGAGGGATTGCGACTGTGGCTTGGGTTTTCTTTTACACTTTCTTGCCGGAGACGCAAGGGAGGATGCTTGAGGATATGGATGAGCTTTTCAGTGGTTTCAGGTGGAGAGATTCCAAGAGTAAGCCTAAGGGTAACCCCGAGAAGACGGTACCGAATCCCGAGGTTGAGATTGGATCAAACAAGCAGTGGAAGGAAGGAGACACACAAAGTTCGTAG